The genomic segment GACACTGAATGGAGACGGCAGTCAGCTGTGGACAAGAACAGACCACGCAAGCCTCTGCTGCCAAGAGTGTGAACAAGAGAGCCAGTTGTACACTGCATGTGGGATGCATAAGCTTCCGCCCTAGGGACAGGAGATTCTAGGATTAAAATGGTCTTGCAATAATGCCAAATTCCTTGAGGTACTTAAAGACCCTCTGAAGAATGTGACTAGGTTACTTACACCCTTCACAgtacttgtttttaaattccCTACCAAGTAATGCCTGTCACTCATTTGCAATTATGACCATTTCTGCCAAGAGCATCAGCAGACCAAGCCCACAGCCCCAATTATGGGATTGTTTAGGGGGTGGGgagcatttttaatttgtttcttagATCAGGTGTTTCTATTGACCTACCCGAATTCCATCtcaacacaaaatgaaaatcaaagttaTCAGGACTGTCCAGTTCTTTTTCATGGTGCTTGCACGTGGCTCCAGCTGCATTGGTGGCACAAGGAGTTACAGTCCTTATTATTTTCTATCCCCAACAACAAAGCTCTGTTCTGTAGAGCACAACAGCAGCGAAATGAGACTGTACTGCTCCCATTTCATCTAGAATTGCTCTATTAGAGCAGGTAAGAGGAATAACTGAATGTGTTTGTTACATGTGCTTTCTCATTTGCCCTTCCGTGTTCTCGTTAAGCTCTGGCTCCTCGAGATTTGGCAGCGTACTGCCTTGCGCAGGGGCTGCGGCAAGCAGGCCGGCACAGCCACGGGAACTGCCTCCCCATCCACTGGGATTCACAGGCTGCCTTGGTTTGTGCTGTGGAGACTTGTTAGCACCAAGTTATTAAATGATGTTACAAAGCAAAGCTAGGAAGGCTGCGGCTCCTGCTAGCAAACTCTTTGGAATGTGACAGAAAGCTTCAGGAACTGGCAGCTTTAGGGTGAGCTATGAGGACAGAAGACACAAGAACAGTTGAACAAGAAAGTAGCTGGATGGCTTCAGTAAGGCTGCCCCAAGTGCAGGTTTGTTTTCACAGAGCATGTGTTCCGAGTCTCAGTGTGAGACTTAGGCTTGAGTCTAAGCATGACGTGTTCCAACAGCGCAAGGAGGGGAAGTGAAAGCCTCTGCATGGAATACAGAGACTTCTGTTcttccagaaccttctggagcCACTGGTTTTACTTAGAGGAGCTCAGTTCTCATTGGCACCTGCTGGCCTGGGGGTGACACATAGATTACGTTCAACCAGTTCAAGATGCTCTTATTCTTCGCTCCTCACCTTGGAAAGAGCTGCCTTCTTCCAGTTTGCTCCTCCATACATTCACTTATTCAAAATTAATACTAACTCACGAAAATCTGTTCAAGCTGTCAATTTtgtaatttaagaaataatatcTTCATAATGCAGCTCACTCAGCAGTTTGTTGCTATAAGTCAGTGTGAATCAAGTTTAAAGGACAAGTGTAACCTTAAAACTTCCATATAAACTGTCCATAAAACTTCAATCATAACCTACTCTCTGTGTAGGTGAGTATTGTTCAGTTGGCTGCAGTTAACTAATGCTATGAGTGTGATCAAGAACAAATATCTCAAAGTCTCATCTCACTTACCTGTGATGTAGCCTTCCAAAGCTTTCGGCACCAGTGATTTTGCAGTTCGTAGGTCCTCAGCTGAGCACTTGCCTGCCTCAAGCCCGAAGGACATTCCCATTCTCTTCAGCACCTCACTGTCATCGTGAATCTCAAAAGTGTTATCGAAATTAAAGAGGTATTCAAATCTGCATGGAGAAAGTCAGAGTGAGATGGGCTGTCAAAGAGCacagctgtgctttttttgccttttttttttttttttggtaggcCCTAAGGTAGGTCTGGATTCTTCAGTATCTGTACAGAgccctgaaagaaaagaaagtgctgcaaatgccttttctcttctgcGCCTGCGACTGGCATGCTCCAAGGCTTAATGTGGCACTTTCTCAATTGAAGTAACTTCACCACTGCAGGAAGAAACTCTTAAATTTTTCTACCTCATTAAATAGATtgaaaggggaagagagaggcTTCATTAAACATGAACCTTCACTTGTATTAAATCCAATACTTGTGCAGGTCACCTGCAGCCCTGTCACCAAAATCACTATTTTGGGTTTACttcttttacatttctgttgcTGCTCTCACACGCAGTGCTCCTCCTGTGAGCTGACCTATTTACCTGGCTACAATCTCATGTGTTTGGATGCAGCTCACAGAGCAGTCTGTTCAGAGCCCTGTGTTGCTGCAGGACTCTCAGGATGTCCATTGTTATTATCACCTCTAGGATGTTACTTCTGTGTTACATGGATGTTACGTGTGCTGTCCCAGGGCATGATCTCAATCAGCTGTTTTCCCTGGGCAGTGGATCTCTTTGACATGTCGCTCTGAGGGGCCTTTCACAGCACTGAGAGCCAGCCCGTGTTAACTACTGGCTGTAAAGCAATGCTGGGAAACTGGTTCCTGTTACTACTGTGCTTGCATTCACTAGTTAAAAAACACTCCAAATAACACCCTGAAGGGACAGCAGCAAATTTAAACACATAATTACTGCTAATAAACTAGAACTATTTCATTTGCTCAAAGAACAATTCCAGTCCACAAAGAGAATAAAACTCTGGGAATGGTCACTCTGGACACTCACTTGTCACTTGATATGCTGCAGTCTATAACTGTTCTTTTGCTGGTGTTGACTATTAGGAAAGGCAGCTGTATCGTTGAGTTCAAAGCTGGAGGGCCTTGATTTTGTTGTTCATTTTGCTGATTTCTTTGTACCAAGTTTTTGAACGCGATTTGctgtagaaagaaagaaagagattacTGACAATAAAAGAGCAGACATCAGTGTTTCCAGGAGGTGGAACTTAATAGCTCTTATTTAGCAGTAACCTTCTGTCACAAAGTAAGCTGTGGCCTGACTGCCCGGTTGCACTAGTGAAGCTCACCAGAAACAGAACTTAAACACCCATCTTTCATACCTATCCTCATGGCCATGCCCCCCTCACAATCCCGAGAGAAGAAATGAGGAAGGAGCACGGAAGCTGGATGGAGAAGGgctcctctttccttttgaaagggCACTGGAGTCAGAGGTCTTCTCTGTTATTTTATATAAACTCTTACCTCAGCCTAGGAGCTAGTTACACTGAAACCAGGGTGAACAGAAATGCCAGCATTCCCCCACTGCCTGTGGTTCTCCTTATCACCCATcaccctcttttctctctctcaaaggAATAGGTTTGGAATTCTCTGAAAGTTTTTAACTGGCTGTCCTTCATCCCACCACTTGCTCTACTGAACCCTTCTCTCTGTATGTATGGAGAAGTATGGGTTTAGGCAGTGTTATTCGAGGCACTGGAAGGCAGAGCACTCACCTGCTTCGAGGCACTGCTTACCCCGCTTGAGGGAAGGATGAACTCACAGAGCCCCAGGGGAGAGTGACCCACTGGACAAGGGACAGACTGGGCAATACTGACAGGTGCAGACAGTAAGGGAGGGCAATTCTGCCATTCTCCGGCTAATAGTTAAGAGGCCtgagctgctttattttcaccAGGATAATTTCATGTTACTCTCAGGGAAGCTGACAGTCTATCAGGTCAGACAATCAGAATTGCACCATAAGCAGAGAAAGAGTTTTGGTGGTGAAACACAGAGAAGCATCAGATCTTTAGAAGTTTCAGTGCGAACTGTAGCCATGTACTTGCACCAGGGCAAAAACAGAGCCTTATTACTGAGAACCTAACTTAAAAAGGTTGATTGCATTTATATTACTGCAAGTCTACACAGattaaaacacttcagaatGCCCCTAGCTGTGGTTATGAAGCGTTACTTTACAAGCAAAGATGCATTTGAAATCTATTTCTGTAATCAAAGCCAAACCTCAAGTTATCTCAAAGGCGCACACTGGGATGTAAAAGAGCTGGATTTGTCAGCCTTTGACTCTTAGGATCCTAGAAATGTCCATCATCTCCGCTAAACCAACTCGGTACACAGTTATACAAGGGCAGTTGTAGATTGCATCGCTTTGAATCAAAGAGAAATTTTCCAGTGAGAATTACTTAGAGAAGGAAACCCTGGGGGGACCTGGAGTCTTCAGAGGGACTCGGGAGTCATTCCCGTTCTCACTGACAAAGCTCCAGCAGAACACTTAGAAAAGCCTGAGGCATGCAGATGCAGCAGCTTTTTTACAATAGGTAAAAATGAGCCCGAAAGGGAGGGTAAGAGGTGCCCCTGGTAGAATCTAGCCAAGTCACAAGCGTGAAGCTTCTGTCTCCAGTACATCAGAGctgataaataaatatagaCAGAATTCCAGAAATTCCAACGTGTCAGATTTGCACttgataatttcatttatttattaaaaaaataaataattaaagttAAATCTACCTGCAGCAGTAGTTCTTGTAGTTGGGCTCGCTTCTGTTTTATCCTTTCAATCCGCTTCTGTTTTTCtatcttaaaatacaaatgtaaataCATCAAGATATTTCCTTAGTTACCTTCTTTATTCCACTGCACCAAACCAAACAGGCTTAGGAACTCCTTCGGGCAGCCAGCACCGTCACAGAAACGCACTCTTTCTTTGTAAATGCTGATGAATACCATGGCACAGTAAGCAAATTGCAGTAGTCTTTTCAGCCCTACTCACTTGCCatgtatttccttccttttcaagCAGGTTCATTGCAGTCGCATGAGTTTCTCCACACAACAGGGCTGACAAACTGTAACTTCTTTGTCAAGAACTTTAACTCCAGTAAAGAATCACTTATTACAAGAGCCTGGACTATTTCCCCacccattcctcctctttcctgtcATGCACCAAGTGCTCATTAGCACCAAATGAAACGCTTGATGGGGTGCTCTGGGGCTTGGTTTGTTTGCCCTCCTGCCCTACCCTCTTGTGGAATCATGTGTGCCCCTTCCGCTGCTCTCCTGGCAGCCACGCGTATGTGCAGACCCAGCTGGGGATCACCAGTGTCTACCCACTGCCCCCAACTTTATGTCTGGACTCCTTTGAGACTTGATCAAACTAACAGGatttcagcaacaaaaagaGAGTAGAGGTAACATTTATTACATGAGCAAATCCACTGAGTTCTAAAATTCCCTTTTCATTCAGCCACTGAAACTGAACAATACTGTCTTGTAAAACTCAGCTGCTCTGACCTCCactattttatttgcagttttgctTTATGGTGGTTCTGCCCCACACTTTAACgtttaaaatgcttctttcaGAGCCTGGTAGAGGACATTCTTTGCTGGACAAATGTCTAACTCTTAAGCCAAATAAACACTACAGATATAATTTAGACACGGTTTCTATATAACAAGCTTTTTTGTACCGATTTCTCATTTTTGTACTGTTAATCTCATTAAGGAATTACTCTGTAAGAAGAGCTGGCACTGTACACAGCTTCAAATGCAAcattaattctgattttcacACCATGAGaatgcagctttatttttttctattattttctaatatgtCACAGGAAGCCACATTTTAGGAGAATAGGCCTGGCTTCCATTTTTGGCCTTTGGAACTGGAGCCTGAAACAGGGAGTGGTGTCTGATCATTGTAGATGACACGATGGAATTCCAGCTCCCTATCTGTAACAACCTACTGAAGATGCCGCATTCACGTGAATCATGTAAAAAGCAGCTTTATCTGTaaggtttttaaaagagaagCCTGGAGTGACTGCGCACATGCACACTCCCAGGGTGGATTCATTTTCCAAGCTGCTCTAATGGACAAGGATAGCGAAAGCTTTTTTCTTACCATTTTGAAAGACAATTGATGTAAATGCACCTGCACAACACCCCCGTTCTGTACTGGAGAGGCACCTCACCCACCTTTTAAGATATTTAATGTCACAATTCTCACAAATATAGTACACATTAAGATGTATTTACAGTCATTACAGCACACTGTAGTAAATACAGTAACTTGTGCTGTTTATTTATAGAGCATTTGGCCTGAAGGACAAGCAGCATTTGTGTACATGAATTCTGGCATTGCTGCAAAACCACAGTAACTCTTAGCCTGCTGGAAAAGTAATGGAAATAACCAATAAgtaaaacttcatttctttccctgccaGTTCATAATTAATATTTGACAACCTATAaggaattgtttttctttttcatttcctttgacTGGCCTTTCCAAGTACAGCAATCGATAGAAAGTCAGCCTCCTTTTAAATGTACACCATTTGTAAGCATAGCTGCCTTTGgacttttttcttgttaattcAAGCTGCTACAGGCGTTAATCTTAAAAGTAAGATTTAATCAATGTCTATTTTTGTAAGgtaaacagagatttttaagCTTTACGTAATGTACACTAAATATAACTGAAGGAATCCAACATACCCTCTCAGTGTATTCAAATATCGAAAGATGTATTTTCATGGTGTGCAAGAATCAAAACCAATCAGGCTCAAATTGAGAAAAAACCCTCTTCtaaaagaaagcagctctgttctCACAGCCTGTGAACTATACAGGATTTCCCGTCTGCCTCACCTTACCTCTAGATTCTGACATTCCTGAGCTGAGTTTGTAGGAAGGCCAATCCATCggatttccttcttctcctttgaAATGATGTTCATTGCCATCAGGACATTAAGGGCATCGTAAACTCTCCGCCTGATGTTTTTCTGATCATAAGCCTGCTAAGAAAACAACACAGTATTGATTACAACAGAAGAattcaaaagggaaaagaagacagaacaCATCCTTCAGAGAAGAGCACAAGATAAGAAGCCAATGTGGCAGCTCAGGTCACCGTGGTGGTGTGACACAGTGCTACTGCCTGGATACCAGAGGAGAGCGGTTGGTTACAAATGGAAGCTCCCAGTCTGTTTGAAGCCTCTGCACAGCAAATTCCCATCATGGCAGGTCTGTTACATCTGAAAGGCCTGACAAGAGTCAGGGAGTACAAGAGCAGCCTTCTTTCAATGATAATTCTTTTGGCAGacttctccatttttttaattcagggggaattaaattcttaattttatttcattaaaatgttattaattaaatttttaaggTTCAGAgggtaaatatttatattaggAAGTTGTTAAGCAAGTGAAGGAAAGTAGGGGGTGTGGCAGGACAgtgcagaaacagaagggaCACAATTCCATGACAATTTTGTAATGGTCTAAAATTTCAACACATATTTGCTTACCGAATCTGCAGCCAGGTGGCTGTTAGAATTTGTAAATTCTGATACCAGCTCATCGGCGACTTCGTTGTATGAAGTTGTTCCTTTACGTTGAACTTTTTCACATACTTTCATTGAAAAATGCCTCAGACCCTTCCcgtttttatctccttttttgcttctcttgCTGGAGGGAGAAAAGTGATTACTTTAATGCACTGAATGTTAATGAGCCACTTTGTTACACAGCAAAACCTCTACTTTTTGCAGCAGGAATCAGAACTCACAACATTATGTACTACCTAAATCAAACAaaactttgctgcttttttgaaTCAGTTGTTTACTTCTTGTAAGTTGGCAAAATGTTACACTGAagccctttcccttttctcagcAATTTCTGCACTGACAGTATTTGCACACGCACTGCTGGGCAGATGCTTAAAAACCTGAGTTTGTAATTCATCTCTAGGCAGTTTCACAAAACAACAGCCAAGaaagggcagggagggagaacCTCAGAAGGTGTTTATGTGCCTGGAAGCCAGATTTACAGAGAAGTCTCATGTTTGTGCTTAAAATAGGAAGGCTCAGCCGTCCCTATTTACAGTGCAGCAGAAGATACCTTAACTCTCCTAACAACCAAGTTTGATATCTGTGCCACCACAGTTAAGACTGAGAAACAAGAATCTTTTTTGTAGACAGTAAGTACATATTCATTGGGGTTTATGGTGCCAAATTATTAACTGGCAACTGCCAGGGTTATTTtccattccctttcctcctctagAAAAGCAAGAGCTTAGATAATggccatggaaaaaaaacaggagccATTGGTTTTATCACCCAGCTAGATCTGGATGAGTATTTTGATGGAAGCCTTTGAAAAGCTCAGCTGTGTTGGTTTGGTGTTGGTTTTAATTCCAATTTTACCAGGTGGTTTTATATGATGTTTCAGGGAGATCcgttattttacagaaaaaaggCCTGTTCTGTCAACAGCAGCAAGCTAAGGAAAACACTAAAATACAAgaatgcttttcaaaattttgaatgcatttaagaaaacaggacattgggaggaagggaggatggaagaaaaggaagagtggaaaggaacagaaaacttaaaaaccCAACACTCCTAATTACTACACAGATATTCAACGTGAGTAACCTCTGATCCGTGACCAAATCAAACCACCTCGGATGCATTCAAAGAACTTTAGgaagtgaaggaaaagattatctgttttcaagtatttgtcacactgaaaacaagaacaattCTGTTCCTAAAGATGCAGTATTGTTTTTCATGCATCATCTGTAACAGCAAATTTATCTATCAGGGAATGATAAACCAGAGAGGAGTGAATTAGAACTACAAGGAATAACACACAACACCGCTTTTACATGGAGGCGTTAGCACTTCTGGAAGACGGAGATgtgaagaagtgaaaaacagaTACGACTGCATACAGAAAATCTATGTGCAATAACACTCacctttctgaaaaatctgaTTCTATAAATTCTCGAGTCCTCTTTCTGTCCCTAAGAAAAGACAATCCAGACTTAGATGAAAATAAGAGTATATATTTAGACTGATCAAGTCACTGTATTTGGGGCCTAGCTGGGTACTAATGTTtgctgaaaagggaaaaacagcacACACAGCACTTGACAAAACACGAGAGAAGGTGGTTAGGACTTTCAGGTTGTCTGAGCTCACTGCCAGACAAGTTCTAATTGCAATTTTACCTCGCATTCCCACAGCATTTCCTTGGATAACAGGGCCCTGGAACTGTGGTGAAGGAAGAGCTTCCCCTGGACTGGAAGCCAGGCTGCCAGAGGTTTTATGGGCCCTGAGAATGAGTATGCTCATTTGATTTGGGAAACCCATTTGTGATCTGTGAAGAGGAGTAAATAACGGGTAAAGTGAGGAGTCTGGAGTTGCAATCCTGTAGTGGAACTGCCTTCAGCAATGGCTCACCGCTGAGGTTCAGCAACACCACAGACCTTCCTCACCTCTGCTCTTCAGATGAAAATGTGACCTATGGTATGGACTTCTGTGGGGATCAATATTGATCTTGGCCATTTTTTATGGGTGAAACATTAGCCAAGCTTATTGGAAACACCGTGTCTATTTACTTTGACAGTACACAAACAGAAAGGTGGTGCTTCTCCTTGGTGGTGACGCAACTTGATGCACTGCAACTAGGATTCACAAAATTCATAGAAACAAAGTAGTCTTTGATAACtcctttttcaaataaaatcaagatTAAGCAAACTCAGAAGGTACTTCAGGAAATGAACACACAGCACAAAAATCAAGCTTAACATGTGCTCAGCTGGGTCTGCAGTTTATTGGCTCTGTGGTGGGAACATAGCAACTGGGAAGTACAAGCCCATGACATTCCTTGCTTACAGCACAGAATGAAGAAAGCCAAGGCACAAACGTTATACTGgaatttctgctgtttcctaCATGCTCCATCTTCCCACCTCCAAAGTGGAAAAGTACTACTGACATTCATCACTAATTAGAAAAATTAACCTAGACAGGGAAACAAatcacttcattttcagaagcaagGCTTCTGGAGACACATCGGCTCGACAGTACCAGTATTAGAAAAACCAGCCATGAAATACTGTAAAGACTAGATCTGCCGAGAAGAGACAGACTGTCCTGTTAGCCTGGAGCACCTCAGAACCCCATGAAAACTTGTTGCTAAtgtaaaacagtaataaaaatacagcagattACTTTAACAATTTTCCATCAGAGTTTATTCTTCAGTGCCTCCTGA from the Cuculus canorus isolate bCucCan1 chromosome 9, bCucCan1.pri, whole genome shotgun sequence genome contains:
- the TFDP2 gene encoding transcription factor Dp-2 isoform X1 yields the protein MTAKNVGVTSTNGDLKGFIDQNQSPTKGNISIITLPVSSTNSPTKILPKTLGPINVNVGPQMIISTSQRLSNSGSVLIGSPYNPAPTMVTQTHVMEASGWVPGDRKRTREFIESDFSESKRSKKGDKNGKGLRHFSMKVCEKVQRKGTTSYNEVADELVSEFTNSNSHLAADSQAYDQKNIRRRVYDALNVLMAMNIISKEKKEIRWIGLPTNSAQECQNLEIEKQKRIERIKQKRAQLQELLLQQIAFKNLVQRNQQNEQQNQGPPALNSTIQLPFLIVNTSKRTVIDCSISSDKFEYLFNFDNTFEIHDDSEVLKRMGMSFGLEAGKCSAEDLRTAKSLVPKALEGYITDMSTGFSWINQGLLSSSAQAVSHLEAAGGTSDAKSSENPGLCFDAEVALATGQFLAPSSQQSSSATSRYSESRGETPCSFNDEDEEDEDEDSSSPE
- the TFDP2 gene encoding transcription factor Dp-2 isoform X2 yields the protein MTAKNVGVTSTNGDLKGFIDQNQSPTKGNISIITLPVSSTNSPTKILPKTLGPINVNVGPQMIISTSQRLSNSGSVLIGSPYNPAPTMVTQTHVMEASGWVPGDRKRTREFIESDFSESKRSKKGDKNGKGLRHFSMKVCEKVQRKGTTSYNEVADELVSEFTNSNSHLAADSAYDQKNIRRRVYDALNVLMAMNIISKEKKEIRWIGLPTNSAQECQNLEIEKQKRIERIKQKRAQLQELLLQQIAFKNLVQRNQQNEQQNQGPPALNSTIQLPFLIVNTSKRTVIDCSISSDKFEYLFNFDNTFEIHDDSEVLKRMGMSFGLEAGKCSAEDLRTAKSLVPKALEGYITDMSTGFSWINQGLLSSSAQAVSHLEAAGGTSDAKSSENPGLCFDAEVALATGQFLAPSSQQSSSATSRYSESRGETPCSFNDEDEEDEDEDSSSPE
- the TFDP2 gene encoding transcription factor Dp-2 isoform X3; the encoded protein is MIISTSQRLSNSGSVLIGSPYNPAPTMVTQTHVMEASGWVPGDRKRTREFIESDFSESKRSKKGDKNGKGLRHFSMKVCEKVQRKGTTSYNEVADELVSEFTNSNSHLAADSQAYDQKNIRRRVYDALNVLMAMNIISKEKKEIRWIGLPTNSAQECQNLEIEKQKRIERIKQKRAQLQELLLQQIAFKNLVQRNQQNEQQNQGPPALNSTIQLPFLIVNTSKRTVIDCSISSDKFEYLFNFDNTFEIHDDSEVLKRMGMSFGLEAGKCSAEDLRTAKSLVPKALEGYITDMSTGFSWINQGLLSSSAQAVSHLEAAGGTSDAKSSENPGLCFDAEVALATGQFLAPSSQQSSSATSRYSESRGETPCSFNDEDEEDEDEDSSSPE